A single region of the Agromyces sp. Leaf222 genome encodes:
- a CDS encoding MIP/aquaporin family protein — translation MNLGIIFLSEMVGTAMLVLLGCGVVANVALAKNKGFNGGFLMVNIGWGLAVFSGVIVSYASGAHLNPAVTLGLTANFLGKGETEFVPGIPIDGASIFTYIGAQFVGAFIGAIFCWLAYKQHFDDEPEPANKLGVFSTGPAIRSYGWNLVTEIIGTFVLVFVILGFSYGGTPAQLGAIPVAFLVIAIGASLGGPTGYAINPARDLGPRIAHAVLPIKGKGGSDWSYSWVPVVGPVIGGLLAGWAALVLLPVLG, via the coding sequence ATGAATCTCGGGATCATCTTCCTTTCGGAGATGGTGGGCACGGCGATGCTGGTCCTGCTCGGTTGCGGTGTCGTGGCGAACGTCGCGCTCGCGAAGAACAAGGGCTTCAACGGCGGGTTCCTGATGGTGAACATCGGTTGGGGCCTCGCGGTCTTCTCCGGCGTCATCGTGTCGTACGCATCCGGCGCTCATCTGAACCCGGCTGTCACGCTCGGCCTCACGGCGAACTTCCTCGGCAAGGGCGAGACCGAGTTCGTTCCGGGCATCCCGATCGACGGTGCGTCGATCTTCACCTACATCGGCGCGCAGTTCGTCGGTGCCTTCATCGGCGCCATCTTCTGCTGGCTCGCCTACAAGCAGCACTTCGACGACGAGCCCGAGCCCGCGAACAAGCTCGGCGTCTTCTCGACCGGCCCCGCGATCCGCTCCTACGGGTGGAACCTCGTGACCGAGATCATCGGCACCTTCGTGCTGGTCTTCGTCATCCTCGGATTCTCGTACGGCGGCACGCCGGCCCAGCTCGGTGCGATTCCGGTGGCCTTCCTCGTGATCGCGATCGGCGCCTCCCTCGGTGGCCCGACCGGCTACGCGATCAACCCCGCGCGCGACCTCGGTCCGCGCATCGCCCACGCCGTGCTGCCCATCAAGGGCAAGGGCGGCAGTGATTGGAGCTACTCGTGGGTCCCGGTGGTCGGTCCGGTCATCGGCGGCCTCCTCGCAGGATGGGCTGCGCTCGTCCTCCTGCCCGTACTCGGCTGA
- a CDS encoding leucyl aminopeptidase, which yields MTRSPNKLIPAGFSAIPSLAASDAVEVVAVDELGAGALEAIGVLVSTDGELPEGVPVDRDALARAGFESKPGTSLVLVGAEATLLVVIGTGAESGISEGGLRDAAAAFVRAVPKATRIGLRVPSIGGVDATSAGRALTEGALLARYRYDALKATAREPKLASLELRLDGADTAAASAGIAQGVVTARATAIARDLANTPPSHLTATDMAEVAATLGERFGFDVEAFDKQELIEMGCGGLLGVNAGSAEEPRLIVLRFAPAGQPTGHLGLIGKGIMYDSGGISLKPSDPMHLLMKMDMGGAASVLAAFTALRDLGATAAVSGWLMCTDNMPSGSAYKLGDVLTARGGKTVEVKNTDAEGRLVMMDGLVLATEAGVDAIIDIATLTGAALMALGPSTAALFGTSQPLVDRVKAAADATDEPAWQLPLERKYRKQLDSDVADISNLGGASAGAATAGLFLAEFVGDTPWAHLDIAGTMQSDGDDSWRSKGATGYGTRILIDVALGFTPPE from the coding sequence ATGACCCGCAGCCCGAACAAGCTCATCCCGGCAGGGTTCTCGGCCATCCCGTCGCTCGCGGCATCGGATGCCGTCGAGGTGGTGGCGGTCGACGAACTCGGCGCCGGTGCGCTCGAGGCCATCGGCGTGCTCGTGAGCACCGATGGCGAGCTGCCGGAGGGCGTCCCCGTCGACCGCGACGCGCTGGCCCGTGCCGGCTTCGAGTCGAAGCCCGGCACCTCGCTGGTGCTCGTCGGCGCGGAGGCGACGCTCCTCGTCGTCATCGGGACGGGCGCGGAATCCGGGATCTCCGAGGGTGGGCTGCGTGACGCGGCCGCCGCGTTCGTGCGAGCCGTGCCGAAGGCGACGCGCATCGGATTGCGGGTTCCGTCGATCGGCGGCGTCGACGCGACATCCGCCGGCCGTGCGCTCACCGAGGGCGCGCTGCTCGCTCGCTACCGCTACGACGCCCTGAAGGCCACCGCGCGGGAGCCGAAGCTCGCCTCGCTCGAACTGCGACTCGACGGGGCCGATACCGCCGCGGCATCCGCCGGCATCGCCCAGGGCGTCGTGACCGCGCGAGCGACCGCGATCGCCCGTGACCTCGCGAACACGCCGCCCAGTCACCTCACGGCGACCGACATGGCGGAGGTCGCGGCGACGCTCGGCGAGCGGTTCGGATTCGACGTCGAGGCGTTCGACAAGCAGGAGCTCATCGAGATGGGCTGCGGCGGCCTGCTCGGCGTGAACGCCGGCAGCGCCGAGGAGCCGCGGCTCATCGTGCTCCGCTTCGCACCGGCGGGCCAACCGACCGGTCATCTCGGACTCATCGGCAAAGGCATCATGTACGATTCCGGCGGCATCAGCCTGAAGCCTTCCGACCCCATGCACCTGCTCATGAAGATGGACATGGGCGGCGCGGCCTCGGTGCTCGCGGCCTTCACCGCGCTGCGCGACCTCGGCGCGACGGCGGCGGTGTCGGGGTGGCTCATGTGCACCGACAACATGCCGTCGGGATCGGCGTACAAGCTCGGTGACGTGCTCACCGCGCGTGGGGGCAAGACCGTCGAGGTGAAGAACACCGATGCCGAGGGCCGCCTCGTCATGATGGACGGCCTCGTGCTCGCCACCGAGGCCGGCGTCGACGCGATCATCGACATCGCCACGCTCACCGGTGCGGCCCTCATGGCGCTCGGGCCGTCGACGGCGGCGCTCTTCGGCACCAGCCAGCCGCTCGTCGACCGTGTGAAGGCCGCCGCCGATGCCACCGATGAGCCCGCGTGGCAGCTGCCGCTCGAACGCAAGTACCGCAAGCAGCTCGATTCGGATGTCGCGGACATCTCGAACCTCGGCGGTGCATCGGCCGGGGCGGCGACGGCTGGGCTGTTCCTCGCGGAGTTCGTCGGGGACACTCCGTGGGCGCACCTGGACATCGCGGGAACCATGCAGTCCGACGGCGACGACTCCTGGCGTTCGAAGGGCGCGACGGGCTACGGCACCCGCATCCTCATCGACGTCGCGCTGGGATTCACGCCCCCCGAATGA
- the dhaL gene encoding dihydroxyacetone kinase subunit DhaL produces MGLDITWAVDWVRRSADVIAEHRVELIRLDRDIGDGDHGENLDRGFTAVIPKLDDLAAGSTPGDVLKLVAMTLISTVGGAAGPLYGTAYLKAAAAAGSDSSLDGEAVARLLTAARDGVVSRGKAESGDKTMIDAWTPAVDAATAAAASGADATAVLAAAADAAEAGAVATEPLVARKGRASYLGERSVGHRDPGAQSTALLLRAAADAASESTGA; encoded by the coding sequence GTGGGACTGGACATCACCTGGGCGGTCGACTGGGTCAGGCGAAGTGCCGACGTCATCGCGGAGCACCGCGTCGAGCTGATCCGGCTCGATCGCGACATCGGCGACGGCGACCACGGCGAGAACCTCGATCGTGGGTTCACGGCCGTGATTCCCAAGCTCGACGACCTCGCCGCCGGGTCGACGCCTGGCGACGTGTTGAAGCTGGTCGCGATGACGCTCATCTCCACGGTGGGCGGAGCCGCCGGGCCGCTCTACGGCACCGCCTACCTCAAGGCGGCGGCCGCGGCCGGCTCGGACTCCTCGCTCGACGGTGAGGCGGTCGCGCGCCTGCTCACCGCGGCGCGCGACGGGGTCGTCTCGCGCGGCAAGGCCGAGTCGGGCGACAAGACCATGATCGACGCGTGGACGCCTGCGGTCGACGCCGCGACGGCGGCCGCGGCATCCGGAGCCGACGCGACGGCCGTGCTCGCGGCCGCCGCCGACGCGGCCGAGGCGGGCGCCGTCGCGACCGAACCCCTCGTCGCCCGCAAGGGCCGGGCGAGCTACCTCGGCGAGCGTTCGGTCGGTCATCGCGATCCGGGCGCGCAGTCGACGGCGCTGCTGCTGCGGGCGGCGGCCGACGCCGCCTCCGAGTCGACCGGTGCCTGA
- the dhaM gene encoding dihydroxyacetone kinase phosphoryl donor subunit DhaM, producing the protein MPEVGGDARIGVVFVSHSSKIAEGLVELAAQMAPSVALVAAGGTDDGRIGTSFDRVTSAIGEADSGAGVVILCDLGSAILTTETALDFLDDDVRERVAIADAPLVEGGVAAAVAAEAGEPLDAVVAAARSANAGDGTGPGGPDAAGGPGGAGAPASEAPTDATVAAAAAGHVRRETITNADGLHARPAAELVKLASTFDQRVTVNGTDAKSLLAIMALGLTKGASIEIASEDPDGGAAVEAIAALVQGGFGEH; encoded by the coding sequence GTGCCTGAGGTGGGCGGCGACGCGCGCATCGGGGTCGTGTTCGTCTCGCACTCGTCGAAGATCGCCGAGGGGCTCGTCGAACTCGCCGCGCAGATGGCGCCGTCGGTCGCGCTCGTGGCCGCGGGCGGCACCGACGACGGGCGCATCGGCACGAGCTTCGATCGCGTCACGTCGGCCATCGGCGAGGCGGACTCCGGCGCAGGCGTCGTCATCCTGTGCGACCTGGGTTCGGCGATCCTCACGACCGAGACCGCGCTCGACTTCCTCGACGACGACGTGCGCGAACGCGTCGCGATCGCCGATGCCCCGCTCGTCGAGGGCGGGGTCGCGGCGGCCGTGGCCGCCGAGGCCGGTGAGCCGCTCGATGCCGTGGTCGCGGCGGCTCGGTCGGCGAACGCGGGCGACGGCACCGGACCCGGTGGGCCGGATGCCGCGGGCGGGCCTGGCGGCGCCGGCGCACCGGCATCCGAGGCGCCGACCGACGCGACCGTGGCGGCTGCCGCTGCTGGCCACGTGCGGCGGGAGACGATCACGAATGCCGATGGGCTGCATGCGCGGCCGGCCGCCGAACTCGTGAAGCTCGCGAGCACCTTCGACCAGCGGGTCACGGTGAACGGCACCGATGCCAAGAGCCTGCTCGCGATCATGGCGCTCGGGCTCACGAAGGGCGCCTCGATCGAGATCGCGAGCGAGGACCCCGATGGCGGAGCCGCGGTCGAGGCCATCGCGGCGCTCGTGCAGGGCGGGTTCGGCGAGCACTGA
- a CDS encoding MFS transporter has translation MGANEQVDALAAGGGAVKAKAPWLPLIVVVLTQIQASFAVNALTVSMAGITTDLDTAASSVGTAITAGTFAMAAFILLGAKIGARFGTRGVFQIAVGIHALAMAGVALSQSPAMLFIAQASSGAVIALIAPALTVFIATNYHGDQQAKAIGLLAAAIPAAGVLALLIAGSFATTIGWRWSFALMVALGAVNLLLSFGLKKVPNQPGLTIDWVGATLAAVAIVLLSFGFSGLNTWGIWDATAQAPFDVLGVSPAPLLIVFGLVVGQVFFVWLRRRGSAGRPRIFDLRVLATGAERAVTACMAIMLFVGTAANFLIPLYMQVVQGLSGIETSFSIIPYTLSIFLASTFVAYLYGRFAPRVLATAGFVVVALALTLLAFTVRGEWGQAFVVIGLILLGLGQGAIVALVFNTLLSAAPKQLAGDVGAWRGLVHNLSGSVGIAVATAFAVGILASTLATSAAAHPEISQELISEVNINEADFRTNEQLENDLAGTSASEAEIAAAVEINEEARLHALQLSLLGLALLALLAIVPATRMPGVRKGDLPEKLEPDDDDPIDEVVDPETIHTEAPAGAGPATTEAAR, from the coding sequence ATGGGGGCGAACGAGCAGGTCGACGCACTGGCGGCAGGAGGCGGGGCGGTCAAGGCGAAAGCCCCATGGCTTCCGCTGATCGTCGTGGTGCTGACGCAGATCCAGGCGTCGTTCGCGGTGAACGCGTTGACGGTGTCGATGGCGGGCATCACCACCGATCTCGACACGGCGGCGTCGTCGGTGGGCACGGCCATCACGGCCGGCACCTTCGCGATGGCGGCGTTCATCCTGCTCGGTGCGAAGATCGGTGCGCGATTCGGCACGCGTGGCGTGTTCCAGATCGCCGTCGGCATCCACGCCCTCGCGATGGCCGGCGTCGCGCTCTCGCAGAGCCCCGCGATGCTCTTCATCGCGCAGGCGTCCTCGGGCGCGGTCATCGCGCTCATCGCTCCCGCGCTCACGGTCTTCATCGCCACGAACTACCACGGCGACCAGCAGGCGAAGGCGATCGGGCTGCTCGCCGCCGCGATCCCTGCCGCAGGCGTACTCGCGCTGCTCATCGCCGGTTCATTCGCCACGACGATCGGCTGGCGCTGGTCGTTCGCGCTCATGGTCGCGCTCGGCGCCGTGAACCTGCTGCTCAGCTTCGGGCTGAAGAAAGTGCCGAACCAACCCGGCCTCACCATCGACTGGGTCGGCGCGACGTTGGCAGCCGTGGCGATCGTGCTGCTGAGTTTCGGCTTCTCCGGCCTGAACACGTGGGGCATCTGGGATGCGACGGCGCAGGCGCCGTTCGACGTGCTCGGCGTCTCGCCGGCTCCGCTGCTCATCGTGTTCGGCCTCGTCGTCGGGCAGGTGTTCTTCGTGTGGCTCCGACGCCGGGGGAGCGCAGGCCGACCCCGCATCTTCGACCTGCGGGTGCTGGCCACCGGCGCCGAGCGCGCGGTCACCGCGTGCATGGCCATCATGCTGTTCGTCGGAACGGCCGCGAACTTCCTCATCCCGCTCTACATGCAGGTCGTGCAGGGACTCAGCGGCATCGAGACCTCGTTCTCGATCATCCCGTACACCCTCTCGATCTTCCTGGCCTCGACGTTCGTCGCCTACCTGTACGGCCGGTTCGCGCCGCGCGTGCTCGCGACCGCCGGCTTCGTCGTCGTCGCCCTCGCCCTCACGCTCCTGGCGTTCACGGTGCGCGGCGAATGGGGTCAGGCGTTCGTCGTGATCGGCCTGATCCTGCTCGGCCTCGGGCAGGGGGCGATCGTCGCCCTGGTGTTCAACACGCTGCTCTCCGCAGCGCCGAAGCAGCTCGCCGGCGACGTCGGAGCGTGGCGCGGGCTCGTGCACAACCTCTCGGGGTCGGTCGGCATCGCCGTCGCCACGGCATTCGCCGTCGGCATCCTCGCGTCGACGCTCGCGACGTCGGCCGCTGCGCACCCCGAGATCAGTCAGGAGCTCATCAGCGAGGTGAACATCAACGAGGCCGACTTCCGCACCAACGAACAGCTGGAGAACGACCTCGCGGGCACCTCTGCGAGCGAGGCCGAGATCGCCGCCGCGGTCGAGATCAACGAGGAGGCACGACTGCACGCGCTGCAGCTCTCCCTGCTCGGCCTCGCGCTGCTCGCGCTCCTCGCGATCGTGCCGGCGACGCGCATGCCCGGCGTGCGCAAGGGCGACCTGCCCGAGAAGCTCGAGCCCGACGACGACGACCCGATCGACGAGGTCGTCGATCCCGAGACGATCCACACCGAGGCGCCCGCAGGTGCGGGCCCGGCGACGACGGAGGCAGCACGATGA
- the trpD gene encoding anthranilate phosphoribosyltransferase, giving the protein MSADQTWPVILTALLAGEDLSVSDAAWCMEQVMTGAATEAQLAAFLVALRAKGETVDEVVGFRDAVLEHAVPLDVDPMALDIVGTGGDRFGTVNVSTMASVVAAASGVPVIKHGNRAASSASGSSDVLAALGIDLTLSADRVGAVLDEAGITFAFASAFHPGFRHAGAVRAQLGVPTVFNFLGPLCNPARPEASAVGVAHLDRVPLIVGVFQTRGATALVFRGDDGLDELTTTGHSHVWEVSRGTVKEHDLDPRDLGIARAKIGQLAGGDAAFNAEVVHRVLAGEQGPVRDIVVLNAAAGLVSFALAQDPSQVQRSILDRFAEQMVIAAETIDSGAAARKLDEWVAATRR; this is encoded by the coding sequence ATGTCCGCCGATCAGACCTGGCCCGTGATCCTGACCGCCCTCCTCGCAGGAGAGGACCTCAGCGTGTCGGATGCCGCGTGGTGCATGGAGCAGGTCATGACGGGCGCAGCCACCGAAGCGCAGCTTGCGGCGTTCCTCGTGGCGCTCCGTGCCAAGGGCGAGACGGTCGACGAGGTCGTCGGCTTCCGGGATGCCGTGCTCGAGCACGCCGTTCCGCTCGACGTGGATCCGATGGCGCTGGACATCGTCGGCACCGGAGGCGACCGGTTCGGCACGGTGAACGTGTCGACCATGGCGTCCGTGGTCGCCGCGGCATCCGGCGTTCCCGTGATCAAGCACGGCAATCGCGCGGCCAGCTCGGCCTCCGGCTCGTCCGACGTGCTCGCAGCGCTCGGCATCGACCTCACCCTGTCGGCCGACCGTGTCGGGGCCGTGCTCGACGAGGCCGGCATCACGTTCGCGTTCGCCTCGGCGTTCCACCCCGGATTCCGGCATGCCGGCGCCGTACGCGCCCAGCTCGGCGTGCCTACCGTCTTCAACTTCCTCGGCCCGCTCTGCAACCCCGCGCGGCCCGAGGCATCCGCCGTCGGCGTGGCGCACCTCGACCGCGTGCCGCTGATCGTCGGCGTCTTCCAGACGCGTGGCGCGACGGCACTCGTGTTCCGCGGCGACGACGGGCTCGACGAACTCACGACGACCGGCCACAGCCACGTCTGGGAGGTCTCTCGCGGCACGGTGAAGGAGCACGACCTCGATCCGCGCGACCTCGGCATCGCCCGCGCGAAGATCGGGCAGCTCGCCGGTGGCGACGCGGCGTTCAACGCGGAGGTCGTGCACCGCGTGCTTGCGGGCGAGCAGGGTCCGGTTCGCGACATCGTCGTGCTGAACGCCGCCGCCGGGCTCGTGTCGTTCGCGCTGGCGCAGGATCCGTCCCAGGTGCAGCGATCGATCCTCGACCGCTTCGCCGAGCAGATGGTCATCGCCGCCGAGACGATCGACAGCGGCGCGGCAGCGCGCAAGCTCGACGAATGGGTCGCCGCCACCCGGCGCTGA
- a CDS encoding SDR family NAD(P)-dependent oxidoreductase: protein MTMRESPNRPVTIITGGSRGIGAAIAVRLAAEGHDLVLTYRDRLADAQGVQARCEAAGARVLLIQVDMGDLDAAAQVVPAAIAQFGTVTGLVNNAGITARIGPFLDAPIEETELVFRINVLAPTLLTQAAIAHMATDRGGVGGAVVNISSGAATSGSPNTYVTYAMSKAALNALTIGASKEFGPVGVRVNTVSPGTTRTEIHAAAGRPDAPDERAPGIPMRRPGEVHEIAGAVAYLLSDDASYTSGADIRITGGN, encoded by the coding sequence ATGACGATGCGCGAGTCCCCGAACCGACCGGTCACGATCATCACGGGCGGGAGCCGCGGCATCGGCGCCGCGATCGCCGTTCGGCTGGCCGCCGAAGGGCACGACCTCGTGCTCACGTACCGCGACCGCCTGGCCGACGCCCAGGGCGTGCAGGCCCGGTGCGAGGCCGCCGGCGCACGGGTGCTGCTGATCCAGGTCGACATGGGCGACCTGGATGCCGCGGCGCAGGTCGTCCCCGCCGCGATCGCGCAGTTCGGCACGGTCACCGGGCTCGTGAACAACGCCGGCATCACGGCCCGCATCGGCCCCTTCCTCGACGCACCCATCGAGGAGACCGAGCTGGTGTTCCGCATCAACGTGCTCGCGCCGACCCTCCTCACGCAGGCGGCCATCGCGCACATGGCCACCGATCGCGGCGGCGTCGGCGGCGCCGTCGTCAACATCTCCTCTGGTGCGGCCACGAGCGGGTCGCCGAACACCTACGTGACCTACGCGATGAGCAAGGCGGCGCTGAACGCGCTGACGATCGGGGCGTCGAAGGAGTTCGGCCCGGTCGGCGTGCGCGTCAACACGGTCTCCCCCGGCACCACCCGCACCGAGATCCATGCGGCCGCCGGTCGACCCGATGCCCCCGACGAACGCGCTCCCGGCATCCCCATGCGTCGACCCGGCGAGGTGCACGAGATCGCCGGCGCGGTCGCCTACCTGCTGTCCGACGATGCGTCGTACACGTCGGGCGCCGACATCCGCATCACCGGAGGCAACTGA
- a CDS encoding heme-copper oxidase subunit III: MVFVTSTSLTFQASAPVIKRPNTVAVGTIVWLGSEVMFFAGLFAIYFTLRSMSPELWAAQADVLNFPFSLTNTIILVLSSVTCQFGVFAAERMQPYATGWKPTQWGMVEWFFLTFAMGAIFVSGQVWEYATLVSEGISLSSDSYGSAFYLTTGFHGLHVTGGLIAFLLVIGRVFAVKNFGHKEATSAIVVSYYWHFVDVVWIGLFLVIYVLK, from the coding sequence ATGGTCTTCGTGACGAGCACCTCATTGACTTTCCAGGCGAGCGCGCCGGTGATCAAACGACCGAACACCGTAGCGGTGGGCACGATCGTCTGGCTCGGCAGCGAGGTCATGTTCTTCGCGGGCCTCTTCGCGATCTACTTCACGCTCCGGTCGATGTCGCCCGAGCTGTGGGCGGCGCAGGCCGACGTGCTGAACTTCCCGTTCTCGCTGACGAACACGATCATCCTCGTGCTCTCGTCGGTGACCTGCCAGTTCGGCGTGTTCGCGGCGGAGCGCATGCAGCCGTACGCCACCGGCTGGAAGCCGACGCAGTGGGGCATGGTCGAGTGGTTCTTCCTCACCTTCGCCATGGGCGCGATCTTCGTCTCCGGCCAGGTCTGGGAGTACGCGACCCTCGTCTCCGAGGGCATCTCGCTCTCGTCCGACTCGTACGGGTCCGCCTTCTACCTCACCACCGGTTTCCACGGCCTGCACGTGACCGGCGGTCTGATCGCGTTCCTCCTCGTCATCGGCCGCGTGTTCGCGGTCAAGAACTTCGGTCACAAGGAGGCCACGAGCGCGATCGTCGTGTCCTACTACTGGCACTTCGTCGATGTCGTCTGGATCGGCCTGTTCCTGGTCATCTACGTCCTCAAATAA
- a CDS encoding FGGY family carbohydrate kinase, which yields MADYILAIDQGTTSTRSIIFDKKGSIIATGQLEHEQIFPKAGWVEHDPMQIWHNTGEVIGQALGKAKLTRHDIAAVGITNQRETAVVWDKNTGQPVYNAIVWQDT from the coding sequence ATGGCCGACTACATCCTGGCGATCGACCAGGGAACGACGAGCACCCGCTCGATCATCTTCGACAAGAAGGGGTCGATCATCGCGACGGGGCAGCTCGAGCACGAGCAGATCTTCCCCAAGGCGGGCTGGGTCGAGCACGACCCCATGCAGATCTGGCACAACACGGGCGAGGTGATCGGCCAGGCGCTCGGCAAGGCGAAGCTGACCAGGCACGACATCGCCGCGGTGGGCATCACCAACCAGCGCGAGACCGCCGTGGTCTGGGACAAGAACACCGGTCAGCCGGTCTACAACGCGATCGTCTGGCAGGACACG
- the dhaK gene encoding dihydroxyacetone kinase subunit DhaK, whose translation MKKIINDPKRVVEESVAGFGRAHADLVRVELDPVHVVRADAPIAGKVGIVSGGGSGHEPLHAGYVGFGMLDAAVPGAVFTSPTPDPILAATKAVDGGSGVLHIVKNYTGDVLNFETAAELAAMDGITVRAVVTDDDVAVKDSLYTAGRRGVAGTVLVEKIAGAAAERGDSLDEVADLAERVNANARSMGLALTACVVPHAGEPSFDIGDDEIEIGIGIHGEPGRERVGLEPADRLVDRLLEPILSDLPFGEGDRVLLFVNGMGGTPQVELYLAYRRADEVLRERGITVERSLVGNYITALEMQGMSITLLKLDDELVELWDAPVQTAALRWGR comes from the coding sequence GTGAAGAAGATCATCAACGACCCGAAGCGGGTGGTCGAGGAATCGGTCGCCGGATTCGGACGGGCCCACGCCGATCTCGTGCGGGTCGAGTTGGACCCCGTGCACGTGGTCCGCGCCGATGCGCCGATCGCCGGCAAGGTCGGCATCGTGAGCGGCGGCGGCAGCGGTCATGAGCCGCTCCATGCCGGATACGTCGGCTTCGGCATGCTCGATGCGGCGGTGCCCGGCGCCGTGTTCACGTCGCCGACGCCCGATCCCATCCTCGCTGCCACGAAGGCCGTCGACGGCGGCTCCGGCGTGCTGCACATCGTGAAGAACTACACGGGCGACGTGCTGAACTTCGAGACGGCGGCCGAGCTCGCCGCGATGGACGGCATCACGGTGCGCGCGGTCGTCACGGACGACGACGTCGCGGTGAAGGACTCCCTCTACACCGCCGGCAGGCGAGGTGTCGCCGGCACGGTGCTCGTCGAGAAGATCGCGGGCGCCGCAGCGGAGCGCGGCGACTCCCTCGACGAGGTCGCCGACCTCGCCGAGCGGGTGAACGCGAACGCCAGGTCGATGGGGCTCGCGCTGACGGCGTGCGTCGTGCCGCACGCCGGCGAACCGAGCTTCGACATCGGCGACGACGAGATCGAGATCGGCATCGGCATCCACGGCGAGCCCGGTCGCGAGCGCGTCGGCCTCGAGCCCGCCGATCGACTGGTCGATCGCCTGCTCGAACCCATCCTCTCGGACCTGCCCTTCGGCGAGGGCGACCGGGTGCTGCTGTTCGTCAACGGCATGGGCGGCACGCCGCAGGTCGAGCTGTACCTGGCCTATCGTCGCGCCGACGAGGTGCTGCGCGAGCGCGGCATCACGGTCGAGCGCTCGCTCGTGGGCAACTACATCACGGCCCTCGAGATGCAGGGCATGTCGATCACGCTGCTGAAGCTCGACGACGAGCTGGTGGAGCTGTGGGATGCACCCGTGCAGACGGCGGCGTTGAGATGGGGGCGTTAG
- a CDS encoding c-type cytochrome, with translation MNRQKRRTGRRHPLATVALLAIGLIFTGGAYAALSAGTTAQAETDLTSQQTIEEGKKLFQANCATCHGLSAQGTETGPSLVGVGAASVDFQVGTGRMPMQMQGPQAQVKPVQFTDEQIQQLAAFVASLGPGPSIPPAHLVDGGGDAANGAELFRINCAMCHNVAGAGGALTEGKFAPALTETSGVHIYEAMVTGPQNMPVFSDLNISPEDKRDIITYLKYVQDNRSPGGFELGSLGPVAEGLFIWIFGLGAIVAITVWITAKSN, from the coding sequence ATGAACCGCCAGAAGCGACGCACAGGCCGCAGGCACCCCCTCGCCACGGTCGCACTGCTCGCGATCGGCCTCATCTTCACGGGCGGCGCCTATGCCGCCCTGAGCGCCGGCACCACCGCGCAGGCCGAGACCGACCTCACCTCGCAGCAGACGATCGAAGAGGGCAAGAAGCTCTTCCAGGCGAACTGCGCGACCTGCCACGGCCTCTCCGCCCAGGGCACCGAGACGGGCCCGAGCCTGGTCGGCGTCGGCGCCGCTTCGGTCGACTTCCAGGTCGGTACGGGCCGCATGCCCATGCAGATGCAGGGCCCGCAGGCCCAGGTCAAGCCGGTTCAGTTCACCGACGAGCAGATCCAGCAGTTGGCCGCGTTCGTGGCCTCGCTGGGCCCCGGCCCGTCGATCCCGCCCGCACACCTCGTCGACGGCGGCGGCGACGCCGCGAACGGCGCCGAGCTCTTCCGCATCAACTGCGCGATGTGCCACAACGTCGCCGGTGCAGGTGGCGCGCTCACCGAGGGCAAGTTCGCCCCGGCGCTCACCGAGACCAGCGGCGTGCACATCTACGAGGCCATGGTCACCGGCCCCCAGAACATGCCCGTCTTCAGCGATCTCAACATCTCGCCCGAAGACAAGCGCGACATCATCACGTACCTGAAGTACGTGCAGGACAACCGGTCTCCCGGTGGATTCGAGCTCGGCTCCCTCGGCCCGGTCGCCGAGGGCCTGTTCATCTGGATCTTCGGTCTCGGCGCGATCGTCGCGATCACCGTGTGGATCACGGCGAAGTCCAACTAA